The nucleotide sequence CTGCACCCAGAGGGGCTGACGGCCGACCAGCTCGCCGGCGCGCTCTACGGCGACGAGGGGCGCCCGATCACCGTCCGGGCCGAGATGCACCGGCTGCGCCGCTGCGTCGGCGAGGACACCGTCCGTACCCAGCCCTATCGGCTCGCCGCCCGGGTGGACGCCGACTTCCTCCGGCTGCGCGAGGCGCTGCGGCACGGGCGGGTCCGCGACGCCGCGGCCGAGGCGGCCCGCGGTCCGTTGCTGCCGACCTCGGAGTCGCCGGGTGTGCGGGCCGAGCGCGAGCACCTGGTGGCCTCGACCCGTACCGCCGTACTGCGCTCGGGCGATCCGGAGGCGCTGCTCGCGCTGCTGCGCGCCGATCCGGACAGCGATCCGGACACCGAGCTGCGGGACCGGCTGCGGCGGGCGCTACCGGACGGGGACCATCGCGACCTGGCGCTGCCCGACGGCTGATCCACCCCACTCGTCCCGGCCGGCGAGCATGATCCCTGTTTCGGGAGTGCAGGTGTCGCTGTCGGCCCGCTGCACTCCCGAAACAGGGATCATGGTCGGCATGCCGGAGCAGCCCCGCGTCGAGCGGTTCGAGGACCTGGTGGATCGGGCGTCGCGGTTGGTCCCGGCGCGCGGGCGGGCGCTGCTCGGCGTCGCCGGGGCCCCGGGTGCCGGGAAGACCACCCTGGCACTCGCGCTGGTCCGGGCACTGACCGCGACCGGGCTGCCGGTCGTGCACGTCCCGATGGACGGCTTCCACCTCGCCGACGTGGAGCTGGCCCGGCTCGGCCGGCGGGACCGCAAGGGCGCACCGGACACCTTCGACGCCGCCGGCTACGCGGCCCTGCTACAGCGGCTGCGCGGCGCACCGGCGCGGGAGCCCGGACCGGTGTACGCGCCGGCGTTCGACCGGGAGATCGAGCAGCCGGTGGCCGGGTCCGTCCCGGTGCCCGCGGAGTGCAGGCTCGTCGTCAGCGAGGGCAACTACCTGCTCGTCGACACCCCGCCGTGGCGGGCCGTCCGGGCCGCGTTCGACGAGATCTGGTTCCACGAGACCGACCAGGCGCTGCGCCGGGAACGCCTGGTGGCCCGGCACGTGCGGTTCGGCAAGTCCCCGGAGCACGCACGGGCCTGGGTGGAACGCACCGACGAGCCGAACGCCCGGCTGGTCGAGACGAGCCGCGGACGGGCGGATCTGGTTGTGACCTGCGCCGACCTCCCGGCCTGAGCCCCGCAGACGACGCAGGGCCCGCCCCGGATGTCCGGGACGGGCCCTGCGTCAGGCACCGAGGGTGCTCAGCTCACTCCTCGCCGGCCAGTGCGGTCGGCGGGGTGTCCGGGACCGGCTCCGACGGCTTCGGCTCTCCGCGGAACACGAAGTGCGCCTTGTCGTCGTAGGCCTTCGAGTCCTCGGGAGCGTCGGTGTCGAGGCCCTCGACGTCGACCAGGATGATCTGGCCGCCCTCGATCTCGCCGAAGAGGATCTTCTCCGACAGCTGGTCCTCGATCTCGCGCTGGATCGTCCGGCGCAGCGGCCGGGCGCCGAGGACCGGATCGAACCCGCGGCGCGCCAGCAGCTGCTTGGCCTTGTCCGTGAGCTCGATGGCCATGTCCTTGTTGGCCAGCTGCTTCTCCACCCGCCCGATCATCAGGTCGACCATCTCGATGATCTGCTGCTGGTTGAGCTGGTGGAAGACGATGATGTCGTCGATGCGGTTCAGGAACTCCGGGCGGAAGTGCTTCTTCAGCTCGTCGTTGACCTTGGTCTTCATCCGCTCGTAGTTCGACGCCTCGTCGTTGCCGGAGGAGAAGCCCAGACCCACGGCCTTCGAGATGTCCTGGGTGCCCAGGTTCGAGGTGAAGATCAGCACGGTGTTCTTGAAGTCGACCGTGCGGCCCTGGCCGTCGGTGAGACGGCCGTCCTCGAGCACCTGCAGGAGCGTGTTGTAGATCTCCTGGTGCGCCTTCTCGATCTCGTCGAACAGCACCACCGAGAACGGCTTGCGCCGCACCTTCTCGGTGAGCTGGCCGCCCTCCTCGTAGCCGACGTACCCGGGAGGGGCACCGAACAGCCGCGAGGCGGTGTAGCGGTCGTGGAACTCACCCATGTCGATCTGGATGAGGGCGTCGTCCTCGCCGAACAGGAAGTTCGCCAGCGCCTTGGACAGCTCGGTCTTACCGACCCCGGACGGGCCGGCGAAGATGAACGAGCCGGACGGGCGCTTCGGGTCCTTCAGGCCGGCACGGGTCCGGCGGATCGCCTGGGACACGGACTTGACCGCGTCCTCCTGGCCGATGATCCGCTTGTGGACCTCGTCCTCCATCTTGAGGAGCCGGGTGGTCTCCTCCTCGGTCAGCTTGAACACCGGGATGCCGGTCCAGTTGCCCAGCACCTCAGCGATCTGCTCGCCGTCGACCTCGGCGACCACGTCGAGGTCGCCGGACTTCCACTGCTTCTCGCGCTCGGCCTTCTCGCCGAGCAGGGTCTTCTCCTGGTCGCGCAGGTGCGCGGCCCGCTCGAAGTCCTGCGCGTCGATCGCCGACTCCTTGTCCCGGCGGACGTTCGCGATCTTCTCGTCGAACTCCCGCAGGTCCGGCGGAGCGGTCATCCGGCGGATGCGCATCCGGGCCCCGGCCTCGTCGATCAGGTCGATCGCCTTGTCCGGGAGGAAGCGGTCGTTGATGTAGCGGTCGGCCAGCGTCGCGGCCGAGGCCAGCGCGTCGTCGGTGATCGTGACGCGGTGGTGCGCCTCGTACCGGTCGCGCAGACCCTTGAGGATCTCGATCGTGTGCGCGACCGAGGGCTCGGACACCTGGATCGGCTGGAAACGCCGCTCCAGCGCCGGGTCCTTCTCGACGTACTTGCGGTACTCGTCGAGCGTGGTCGCGCCGATCGTCTGCAGCTCGCCGCGGGCGAGCATCGGCTTCAGGATCGAGGCCGCGTCGATCGCGCCCTCGGCGGCACCGGCACCGACGAGGGTGTGGATCTCGTCGATGAACAGGATGATGTCGCCGCGGGTGCGGATCTCCTTGAGCACCTTCTTGAGGCGCTCCTCGAAGTCACCGCGGTAGCGGGAACCGGCGACCAGCGAGCCCAGGTCGAGGGTGTAGAGCTGCTTGTCCTTCAGCGTCTCCGGGACCTCGCCCTTGATGATCGCCTGGGCCAGGCCCTCGACCGCGGCGGTCTTGCCGACGCCGGCCTCACCGATCAGCACCGGGTTGTTCTTGGTCCTCCTGGAGAGGACCTGCATGATCCGCTCGATCTCCTTCTCCCGGCCGATGACCGGGTCCAGCTTGCCCTCACGGGCCTGCTGGGTGAGGTTGCGACCGAACTGATCCAGCACCAGCGACGACGAGGGGGTGCCCTCGCCGCGACCCGCGGTGCCGCTCTCGGCGGGCTCCTTGCCCTGGTAGCCGGACAGCAGCTGGAGCACCTGCTGGCGGACCCGGTTGAGGTCGGCGCCGAGCTTGACCAGCACCTGGGCCGCGACACCCTCGCCCTCGCGGATCAGCCCGAGCAGGATGTGCTCGGTACCGATGTAGTTGTGGCCGAGCTGCAGCGCTTCGCGCAGCGACAGCTCCAGCACCTTCTTCGCCCTGGGGGTGAACGGGATGTGGCCGGACGGGGCCTGCTGGCCCTGGCCGATGATCTCCTCGACCTGCTGCCGCACGCCCTCCAGAGCGATTCCGAGGGACTCGAGTGCCTTCGCGGCGACACCCTCACCCTCGTGGATCAGGCCAAGGAGGATGTGCTCGGTCCCGATGTAGTTGTGGTTGAGCATCCGGGCCTCTTCTTGGGCCAGGACGACAACACGTCGCGCTCGGTCGGTGAACCTTTCGAACAATTCGCACTCCTTGCCTGCTGCGCCTCACGTACAGCGCGACCAGCATCTTCTGCCCTGCCCCGGCATGCCGGAACCAGCACTGCGCCTCGCGTGACACCACGCCCGGCCGCCCCCGCAGGGGAAGACCTCATACCACTGTATCGGTCGACCGGCCTCCGGCGCCTCCACCTGACGTGCACAGGAGGACTGCCGGGCGTAACACGGGTTCCGCCGCCCGTGTTCCCGGGTGCGGTCAGCCGGCCTGCGCGGCGGCTTCCTCGCGCGCCCGCTCGGCGGCCTTGAACTCGCGGAACCCCTCCTCGTCGCGGCCGCGCCGCCAGTACCCGGAGATCGACAGGTCGTCCCGGGGGACCCCGCGTTCGCGGCCGAGGTGGCGGCGCAGCTCGCGGACCGCGATCGCCTCGCCGTGCACGAAGGCGTGCACCCGACCCGGCCGGAAGTTCAGTGCCCGGACGGCGTCGGGGAGCTGGACGCTGTCCGGGTCGCCGCCCGCGGTGGACCGGTGCAGCCACTGCACGGTGAGATCGGCGTCGCCCGGGAGCTTCAGCTCGTCGTCCGGGCCGTCGACCTGCAGGACGGCGACGGCCGGCCGACCGGCCGGGATGCGTTCCAGCGCCGCGGAGATGGCGGGCAGCGCGGACTCGTCGCCGACCAGCAGGTGCCAGTCGGCCTCGGGATCCGGCGCGTATGCGCCACCCGGGCCGACCAGCCGCAGCCGGTCCCCCGGCTTCGCCGAGGCCGCCCACGGCCCGGCCAGGCCGGTGTCGCCGTGGTGCACGAAGTCGATGACGAGCTCGCCGGCGTCGTGGTCGAGCGCCCGCACGGTGTAGGTCCGCTGGACGGGCCAGTGCTCGCGGGGCAGCTCGGCGTGTACCCGGTCCATGTCGAACGGCTCGGGGTACTCGACGCCCGGCTGCGGGAAGAGGAGCTTCACGTAGCGGTCGGTGTACCCGGTCTCCGGGAACTCCGCGAGGCCCGGACCACCGGCGACGACGCGCACCAGGTGCGGGCTCAGACGCTCGGTCCGGAGAACCTCGAGTTCGGTGACACGACGGGCCATGGCGGCTACCTCCCGGTCGGGGTGGGAAGGGGCCCGGGCGACGGTACCCCTCCCGACCATATAACTCAGGCAAGCCTTGCCTGATGTGACCGGTTCGACGTCGAACGTGCGAGTCTCAGTTCTCCTGGTGGTAGGCCTCGAGCACCTCGGCCGGGATCCGGCCGCGGTCGGAGACCTTCATCCCGCGCTTGCGGGCCCACTCACGGATCGCCTGGTTCTGCTCGCGATCGACCGACGGCCGGCGGGCCGCGGAACTCGACGCGGCACCGCGACGACGCGCCGGGCCGGCCGCACGACGGGCGGCGGCCACGTAGTCGGCGAGGACGTCGCGCAGCTTCTTCGCATTGTCACCGGTCAGATCGATCTCGTAGCTGCGGCCGTCGAGTCCGAACTCGATCGTTTCGTCGGCCGCGTCGCCGGTCAGATCGTCGACGAGTCGGACCTCTTTGATCTGCGCCATAGTCGCAGCCTCCCTGAAAGACCGTGCAGGTATATGTGTGCGAACCGGCCCGGCGCGCACCAGGGCAATACCCTGACGCAATTATGCTGCCGTGCGTAACACCAGAACCAGCTCGAATACACAGTAACCGAGAAAAGTTCGCCCCGTCGAGCAAGGGTCGAGTTCAATGGGAAATCGAGTCGAAAGCCACTCGATCGAGCCTCTGATAGTGGTCGTCCCCGGCCGCGAACACCGCGACCGGGGACGACCACACACCGCGGCCGCCTAGGATTCCCCGCGGACGAGCGGGAACAGGATGGTCTCCCGGATACCGAGTCCGGTGAGCGTCATCAGCAACCGGTCGACGCCCATCCCGAGCCCGCCGGTGGGCGGCATGCCGTACTCCATCGCGCGCAGGAAGTCCTCGTCGAGCTGCATCGCCTCGGGATCGCCCGCCGCTGCCTTGAGCGACTGCGCCTGGAGCCGTTCCCGCTGTTCCACCGGGTCGACCAGCTCGGAGTACGCGGTCGCGAGCTCGACCCCGAACACGATGAGATCCCAGGACTCGGACAGTCGCGGGTCGTCGCGGTGCGCACGGGTCAGCGGCCGCACCTCGACCGGGAAGTCACGGACGAACGTCGGCTCGGTCAGGGTGTGCTCGACCAGCTTCTCGAACAACTCCAGGACGATCTGCGCGGCTGTCGGGTATTCGGTCACGTCGACGTCGTGCTCGGCCGCGATCCGCTGCAGATCCGACAGTTCCGTGTCCGGGCTCACTGTCCGCCCGACGGCCTCGGAGACGGCGCCGTAGAGCGTGATCGAACGCCACTCGCCGCCGAGATCGTGCTCGGTGCCGTCGTGGTGCCGGACGGTCGTCGAGCCGAACAGCGCCCGCGCCGAGGACTGGATCAGCTCACGCGTCAGCACGGCCATGTCGTCGTAGGTGGCGTACGCCTGGTAGGCCTCGAGCATCGCGAACTCCGGCGAATGCGTCGAGTCGATACCTTCGTTACGGAACACCCGGTTCAGTTCGAAGACCCGCTCGATACCGCCGACCACGCAGCGCTTCAGGAACAGCTCCGGCGCAATCCGCAGGTACAGATCGGAGCCGAGCGCGTTCGCGTGCGTCACGAACGGGCGCGCGGTCGCGCCACCGTGCAGCAGCTGCAGCATCGGCGTCTCGACCTCGACGAAGTCGCGACCGGTGAGCGCCTCGCGCAGGGTCCGCAGCACGGCGGACCGGGAACGCACGGTCTCCCGCGCCTGCGGGCGGACGATCAGATCCACATAGCGCTGCCGGACCCGGTTCTCCTCGGAGAGCTCCTTGTGCACGGTCGGCAGCGGGCGGACCGACTTCGAGACCATCGACCATTCGTCGGCCTGTACCGAGAGCTCACCCCGCCGGGAGGTGATCACCTCACCGCGGACGAGGACGAAGTCGCCGAGATCGACGACCGACTTCCATCGGGTCAGCTCCTCGAGCCCGACCCGGTCCAGCGACAGCATCGCCTGCAGCTCGGTGCCGTCGCCCTCGCGCAGCGTCGCGAAGCACAGCTTGCCGGTGTTCCGCACGAAGATCACCCGGCCGGCGACGGCGACCGTCTCGCCGGTCGCGGTGTCCGCGGGAAGATCGGGATGGGCGTCGCGGACCTGGCGCAGCGTGTGCGTCCGGGGGACCTCCACCGGATACGGCTCGGTGCCCGCGGCCAGCAGATCCGCGCGCTTGGCCCGGCGCACCCGCAGCTGCTCGGGCAGGTCCGCCTCGGATCCGGGGTCGCTCGGGGTGCCGGGAGTGTTCACGACAAGTCAGGCTATCCGCGCCGCTCACGACCTCCGGCCGTCACCCCCCGACGGCGACCTGGTGCGCACCGACCGCGTCGCAGTCCCGCCGCAGCCGACCCTCAGCGCGCCGGGCGGTGGTGGCGCAGGTGCGTCAGCCGCAGGCCGTGCAGCGTGAGGTCCGGGACGTGCTCGGTGATCGTGTCCGCCCGGCCGTACACCAGTTCCGCGAGTCCGCCGGTGACGGCCACGGTCACCGGCTGCGCGGACCCGCCGAGCTCGGCCAGTATCCGGCGCACCAGGCCGTCGACCTGCCCGGCCGCGCCGTACAGCACGCCCGCCTGGACGGCCTCCACAGTCGTCCGGCCGATCACCGAGCGGGGCTCCACCAGGTCGACCGGGCGCAGCGAGGACGCCCGCTCGGCGAGCGCCTGCATCGCGATGTCGATCCCCGGCGCCAGCGCGCCGCCGAGGAACTCGCCGCGCGCCGAGACGACGTCGATGTTCGTGCAGGTCCCCAGGTCGACGCAGATGCAGGTGGTACCGAACAGGTGGTGCGCGGCGAGGCTGTTCACCACCCGGTCGGCGCCGACCTCGCGCGGATGATCGACCAGCAGCGGGACGCCGGTGCGCACGCCCGGTCCGACGACGAGCGTGCGCATCCGGTCCGACCAGCGCGACAGCAGTGTGCGCAGCTCGCGGGACGGGCCGGGGACGGTGGACAGCGCGGCGACCGCCGTCACCGCGGCGAAGCGCGGGCCGAGCATCCCGGTGATCGTCAGGTCGAGCTCGTCGGCGGTGGCCCCGGTGTCGGTCCGCATCCGCCAGCGGTGCTCCGGCTCCGGGGAGAGCGATGACGGGTCGGTGCCCGGCTCGGGTTCCGGGTAGAGCCCGAGCGAGACGTGGGTGTTCCCGACGTCGATGCAGAGCAGCACCGGCTACCGCGCCGCGGAGGAGAGGAGCCCCGAACCGGCCGGGGCGTGCCCGGGATCGGCGCCCAGCTCGGCGATCCGGTTGTCGGCGTCGACGAACACCACCCGGGACCGGTAGTCGCGCAGCTCGGCCTCGTCGTAGGAGCCGTAGGAGATCAGGATGACCAGGTCGCCGGGGTGCACCAGGTGCGCGGCGGCGCCGTTGATGCCGATCACCCCGGAGCCGGGCTCGCCGGTGATCACGTAGGTCTCCAGGCGGGCGCCGTTGGTGATGTCGACGATCGACACCTGCTCGCCCTCCAGCAGGTCCGCCGCGGCCATCAGATCGGCGTCGACGGTGACCGAGCCGACGTAGTGCAGGTCGGCCTGGGTCACGGTCGCGCGGTGGATCTTGGACTTCATCATCGTGCGGTACACGGGGTGTCTCCTCTGCTCAGAGCGCGACGGGCACGTTGTCGATCAGGCGGGTACGGCCGAACCGGGCGGCCACCAGCAGCCGGGCCTCCCCCGACTCGGGGGCGGGGCCGAGATCGGCGCCACGCAGCTCCAGGTAGTCGAGCTCGATCCCGGGCACGCCGTCGAGGGCGGTCCGGGCGGCCGTCAGTACCGCGTCGTGGCCGCGGGCGGACACCCCGGCGCCGGCGGCGAGTGCCCGGGACAGCACCCCGGCACGGACCCGCTGCTCCGGATCGAGGTAGACGTTGCGCGAGGACAGGGCGAGACCGTCGTCCTCCCGGACCGTGGGCACGCCGACGATGCCGATCCCGAAGTCCAGGTCGCGCACCATCCGGCGGACCAGGGTGAGCTGCTGGTAGTCTTTCTCGCCGAAGACCGCGGCGTCCGGGCCGACGATGTGGAACAGCTTCGCCACGACGGTGAGCACCCCGTCGAAGTGGCCGGGCCGGACCGCGCCCTCCAGCTCCGCTCCGAGCGCCCCGGCCCCGACCCGGATCTCCGAGCCGGGCGGGTACATGTGCTCGACGCCCGGGGTGAGGACCAGCTCGACGCCCTCCTCACGGCAGGCGTCGAGATCGGCCTCCAGCGGGCGCGGGTAGCGCTCCAGATCCTCCCCGGCTCCGAACTGGAGCGGGTTCACGAAGATCGACACCACCGGGACCACGGCGCCCGGCATCCGCCGGGCGTGCCGGATCAGCTCCCGGTGGCCCTCGTGCAGGGCACCCATCGTCGGGATCAGCACGACCTTGCGCCCGGCGCCGCGCAGCGCCCGGGTCACCGCGGTCAGCTTCGCCGGATCGGAGTGCACGGTCAGCCTGCCGGTCGCGTAGCCGTTGCGGGTGGTGGCGGTCACCGGTCTTCCTCCAGGGCCTTCTCGACGTCGTCCAGGGCGGCGCGGTCCAGCAGCCCGGCGGCCGCGGCGCGGCGGGCGGTCCGCCCGGCCAGCGCCCGGTAGCCGGCGGCCAGCTCGGGATCCGCGGCGGTGATGCGTTCCAGATGGGTCCGGACGGTGCCCGAGTCGCCCCGGGCGACCGGTCCGGTGAGCGCCCGGTCACCGTGCCGCAGTGCGTTGTCCAGCGCCGCCGACAACAGCGGGGCGACCAGCCGGTCGGCGGGCCGCACGCCGGCCGACTCCAGCAGCTGGACGCAGTCCCCGACCAGCGTCATCAGATGGTTGGCGCCGTGCGCGAGCGCCGCGTGGTAGAGCGGGCGGACCGCCTCGGGGATGCGTACCGGCTCGGCCGACATCTCCAGCACGAGCGCCTCGGCGACACTCCATCCGACGGCGTCGCGCGGGTCGGCAGGCTCCGGGCTCGCGTCGCTCTCCGCCACCCCGGGGGCGGTGACCCCGACGCAGCAGGACGCGAGGCGCTCGACGTCCTCGGGCCGGCCGGTGAAGGTCAGCGCCGGGTGCAGCGCCAGTGGCAGCACCCCGTGCGACGCGGCGGGCTCCAGCACCGCGACACCGTGCGATCCGGCCGTGTGCACCACGATCTGGCCGGGGCGGAAGCAACCGGCGGCGGCCAGACCGCGGACCAGGCCGGGCAGGACGTCATCGGGGACGGCGAGCAGCACCAGGTCCGAACGCGTGCAGACCTCGTCCGGCGGCAGCAGCGGCACGTCGGGGAGCAGCTCCGCGGCCCGGCGCACCGAGGCACGGGACACACCCGATGCGGCCACCACGTGGTGGCCTGCCCTGGTGAGGGCGGCTCCCAGCACCGAACCGACACGTCCGGCGGAGACCACACCCACGGCGAGCCGCGCAGGGCGGCCGGCATCGATCACAACTCAGTCCGTTTCCTCCCGCTCCGGTCCGTCTGGGTACCGGTCGGGCAATCCGCGGTGCACGCGACCTCCGGTGGCCGTGCGCCAGCCGCGAGGGTAGACGCGGGCCGGGACCGCCGAGCACCCGCTATGACGGGACTCACCTGATCACCGGTCGCGGTTCGCGAGCGCCCACCGTGCGGGCGCCGCGCTCCACGACCGGTGCTCAGGGCCTGCGCATCGGGCGGGTCGGGCCGGGGTCGCCGGGATCGTCGTGATGGCGGCCCCGGGGCGCCGGATCGTCGGGTCGCCGGACCGGCCGGGTGGCGCCCTCGCCCGGATCCGGCTGCGACTGCGGCTGCGGCTGCGGCGGCCCGGGGGCGGACTCGGCACCCCGCTGCGGGCCGAGCCCCGGTCCGGGTGTGTGCCCCGGCCCGGGCCGGTGCCCCGGAGGCTGGGACTGGGACTGGCCCGACGGCTGCGGCTGCGGCTGGACCGGTGGCTGGGACTGGACCGGCGGCTGCGGCTGGGCCGCGGAGCCCGCACCCTGCCCCGGGCCGGAGCGGGGGCGCGCGGCCGGGGCGGCGGCTCCTGCCCGCGGACCACCCGGCTCGGGACGCGACACCCAGCCCCGCGGCGGCGCGTCGCCGACCTGCGGCGGCGCGTCCTCGAAGGTCGGAATCTTGTGCGCCCCGGAGAAGCTCCCGTCCGGCGCGGCGGGGGGCGGCGGCTCCCAGCCGGACGGCCGCTGCCGGGCCCAGGCCGCGACCAGCGCCTCCGGCACCCCCACCGCGATCGCGCGGGTCCGCAGCACCGCTGCCAGCTTCTCGTCGTGCAGCGCACGCGCGCTCTCCCGCACCGCGCCGCGGGCGATCCGGTTCCGCATGAACGCCAGTTCGGTGACCGCCGCCTGGTAGTCGGCGACCGCCTTGGCCGCCGGTCGCCCGGAGCGCTTGCGCACCAGCGTCCGCCAGCCCTTCCGCCGGGACAGCCGGGCCAGCAGCGGCACCTCGCTCGGCGCGATCCAGCCCGCCGCGGCGAACCCGGGGAGCTGGGCGGCGACGATCCGGGCCTCACGGCGGCGGGCGTAGACCACCAGCATGATCAGTCCGATGAAGATCGGCACCATCACGAAGGCGTAGATCTGGTAGAACGCGCCGGGCGTCGCGGCCAGCACCGATGCGCCGTTCCA is from Pseudonocardia autotrophica and encodes:
- a CDS encoding nucleoside/nucleotide kinase family protein, translating into MPEQPRVERFEDLVDRASRLVPARGRALLGVAGAPGAGKTTLALALVRALTATGLPVVHVPMDGFHLADVELARLGRRDRKGAPDTFDAAGYAALLQRLRGAPAREPGPVYAPAFDREIEQPVAGSVPVPAECRLVVSEGNYLLVDTPPWRAVRAAFDEIWFHETDQALRRERLVARHVRFGKSPEHARAWVERTDEPNARLVETSRGRADLVVTCADLPA
- the lysS gene encoding lysine--tRNA ligase is translated as MNTPGTPSDPGSEADLPEQLRVRRAKRADLLAAGTEPYPVEVPRTHTLRQVRDAHPDLPADTATGETVAVAGRVIFVRNTGKLCFATLREGDGTELQAMLSLDRVGLEELTRWKSVVDLGDFVLVRGEVITSRRGELSVQADEWSMVSKSVRPLPTVHKELSEENRVRQRYVDLIVRPQARETVRSRSAVLRTLREALTGRDFVEVETPMLQLLHGGATARPFVTHANALGSDLYLRIAPELFLKRCVVGGIERVFELNRVFRNEGIDSTHSPEFAMLEAYQAYATYDDMAVLTRELIQSSARALFGSTTVRHHDGTEHDLGGEWRSITLYGAVSEAVGRTVSPDTELSDLQRIAAEHDVDVTEYPTAAQIVLELFEKLVEHTLTEPTFVRDFPVEVRPLTRAHRDDPRLSESWDLIVFGVELATAYSELVDPVEQRERLQAQSLKAAAGDPEAMQLDEDFLRAMEYGMPPTGGLGMGVDRLLMTLTGLGIRETILFPLVRGES
- a CDS encoding PrsW family intramembrane metalloprotease codes for the protein MGSPAVSGRTYAPVPAPSAKRRGVLLPVVGLVVLALLTVITVGILQRAVGTAGVVVGTLAALLPVVPVVAAFLWVDRWEPEPPRMLMSAFLWGAGFAALVSLLINTSASVVLDAAAGRGAGDLFGPVVVAPIVEEFAKGLFLVGLLLFRRREFDGIVDGIVYAGIVGAGFAFSENILYLGRAVSDPQTAGVLATLFVRGVASPFAHPLFTCMIGIAAGVAVASRSVGVRLLALTAGYVAAVVLHALWNGASVLAATPGAFYQIYAFVMVPIFIGLIMLVVYARRREARIVAAQLPGFAAAGWIAPSEVPLLARLSRRKGWRTLVRKRSGRPAAKAVADYQAAVTELAFMRNRIARGAVRESARALHDEKLAAVLRTRAIAVGVPEALVAAWARQRPSGWEPPPPAAPDGSFSGAHKIPTFEDAPPQVGDAPPRGWVSRPEPGGPRAGAAAPAARPRSGPGQGAGSAAQPQPPVQSQPPVQPQPQPSGQSQSQPPGHRPGPGHTPGPGLGPQRGAESAPGPPQPQPQSQPDPGEGATRPVRRPDDPAPRGRHHDDPGDPGPTRPMRRP
- a CDS encoding histone-like nucleoid-structuring protein Lsr2, translated to MAQIKEVRLVDDLTGDAADETIEFGLDGRSYEIDLTGDNAKKLRDVLADYVAAARRAAGPARRRGAASSSAARRPSVDREQNQAIREWARKRGMKVSDRGRIPAEVLEAYHQEN
- a CDS encoding ATP-dependent Clp protease ATP-binding subunit; protein product: MFERFTDRARRVVVLAQEEARMLNHNYIGTEHILLGLIHEGEGVAAKALESLGIALEGVRQQVEEIIGQGQQAPSGHIPFTPRAKKVLELSLREALQLGHNYIGTEHILLGLIREGEGVAAQVLVKLGADLNRVRQQVLQLLSGYQGKEPAESGTAGRGEGTPSSSLVLDQFGRNLTQQAREGKLDPVIGREKEIERIMQVLSRRTKNNPVLIGEAGVGKTAAVEGLAQAIIKGEVPETLKDKQLYTLDLGSLVAGSRYRGDFEERLKKVLKEIRTRGDIILFIDEIHTLVGAGAAEGAIDAASILKPMLARGELQTIGATTLDEYRKYVEKDPALERRFQPIQVSEPSVAHTIEILKGLRDRYEAHHRVTITDDALASAATLADRYINDRFLPDKAIDLIDEAGARMRIRRMTAPPDLREFDEKIANVRRDKESAIDAQDFERAAHLRDQEKTLLGEKAEREKQWKSGDLDVVAEVDGEQIAEVLGNWTGIPVFKLTEEETTRLLKMEDEVHKRIIGQEDAVKSVSQAIRRTRAGLKDPKRPSGSFIFAGPSGVGKTELSKALANFLFGEDDALIQIDMGEFHDRYTASRLFGAPPGYVGYEEGGQLTEKVRRKPFSVVLFDEIEKAHQEIYNTLLQVLEDGRLTDGQGRTVDFKNTVLIFTSNLGTQDISKAVGLGFSSGNDEASNYERMKTKVNDELKKHFRPEFLNRIDDIIVFHQLNQQQIIEMVDLMIGRVEKQLANKDMAIELTDKAKQLLARRGFDPVLGARPLRRTIQREIEDQLSEKILFGEIEGGQIILVDVEGLDTDAPEDSKAYDDKAHFVFRGEPKPSEPVPDTPPTALAGEE
- the panC gene encoding pantoate--beta-alanine ligase; translation: MTATTRNGYATGRLTVHSDPAKLTAVTRALRGAGRKVVLIPTMGALHEGHRELIRHARRMPGAVVPVVSIFVNPLQFGAGEDLERYPRPLEADLDACREEGVELVLTPGVEHMYPPGSEIRVGAGALGAELEGAVRPGHFDGVLTVVAKLFHIVGPDAAVFGEKDYQQLTLVRRMVRDLDFGIGIVGVPTVREDDGLALSSRNVYLDPEQRVRAGVLSRALAAGAGVSARGHDAVLTAARTALDGVPGIELDYLELRGADLGPAPESGEARLLVAARFGRTRLIDNVPVAL
- a CDS encoding Rossmann-like and DUF2520 domain-containing protein; amino-acid sequence: MDAGRPARLAVGVVSAGRVGSVLGAALTRAGHHVVAASGVSRASVRRAAELLPDVPLLPPDEVCTRSDLVLLAVPDDVLPGLVRGLAAAGCFRPGQIVVHTAGSHGVAVLEPAASHGVLPLALHPALTFTGRPEDVERLASCCVGVTAPGVAESDASPEPADPRDAVGWSVAEALVLEMSAEPVRIPEAVRPLYHAALAHGANHLMTLVGDCVQLLESAGVRPADRLVAPLLSAALDNALRHGDRALTGPVARGDSGTVRTHLERITAADPELAAGYRALAGRTARRAAAAGLLDRAALDDVEKALEEDR
- a CDS encoding type III pantothenate kinase; translated protein: MLLCIDVGNTHVSLGLYPEPEPGTDPSSLSPEPEHRWRMRTDTGATADELDLTITGMLGPRFAAVTAVAALSTVPGPSRELRTLLSRWSDRMRTLVVGPGVRTGVPLLVDHPREVGADRVVNSLAAHHLFGTTCICVDLGTCTNIDVVSARGEFLGGALAPGIDIAMQALAERASSLRPVDLVEPRSVIGRTTVEAVQAGVLYGAAGQVDGLVRRILAELGGSAQPVTVAVTGGLAELVYGRADTITEHVPDLTLHGLRLTHLRHHRPAR
- the panD gene encoding aspartate 1-decarboxylase, with the protein product MYRTMMKSKIHRATVTQADLHYVGSVTVDADLMAAADLLEGEQVSIVDITNGARLETYVITGEPGSGVIGINGAAAHLVHPGDLVILISYGSYDEAELRDYRSRVVFVDADNRIAELGADPGHAPAGSGLLSSAAR
- a CDS encoding siderophore-interacting protein, translated to MARRVTELEVLRTERLSPHLVRVVAGGPGLAEFPETGYTDRYVKLLFPQPGVEYPEPFDMDRVHAELPREHWPVQRTYTVRALDHDAGELVIDFVHHGDTGLAGPWAASAKPGDRLRLVGPGGAYAPDPEADWHLLVGDESALPAISAALERIPAGRPAVAVLQVDGPDDELKLPGDADLTVQWLHRSTAGGDPDSVQLPDAVRALNFRPGRVHAFVHGEAIAVRELRRHLGRERGVPRDDLSISGYWRRGRDEEGFREFKAAERAREEAAAQAG